TATTTGTCAATATGGATATGCTATTTTTTAGCTAAATTTACAATAATTTAAGAAATTTGCTTCCAATGCCACAAAGGTTTTGAAAGTTCCGATGAAAAGGTTTGTACGCGGTTAAAATTGGGGAGCCAGTCATCGGAGGCGACAAGCTCTTGGTAAAAGCCCTCGTCTATTTTTAAGCTTGAAAGAAGAGCTCTTAGGTTTTCGTCTTCTTCCGGTATTAGCATACGGTTTTCAAAGAGAGAATAGTTTTTTATGCCGGTCATTCTTTTAACCGGTGTGTATTGGGTCATCACCGAAATAAGAGCCCTGCCTCTTAAGTTTTTTGCAAACCATCTTAAGACTGCCCTTGAGTCCGCAATGCGGGAAGGGAGGGCAAGGTGGCGGACTATGACGCCTGAGTAAAGTTTTCCTAAAGGATATTTTTTTTTATTCTCCATACAGATTTTTAAGGGAGAAAGGCCGGCCATTTTTAGGATTGCCCTTGTTGCCGTTTCAGGATAATCGGGTGCATAAAAAACTTGAGAAGAAATTTGCGGGTTTAAGGTTTTTAAGTCGGGAAGCCAGCCGTCAACACAGTCCGAAAGGAGGCTTATAGCTTCTTCGGCTTCATAGGCAGAAGAATTCCAGACAACAGGAATCTTTAGGCCGCGGTGTTTTGCTTCTTTTAGGCCGAGGGCTATTGCTGGGATTGCATGGCTGCCTGTAACGAT
The DNA window shown above is from Treponema denticola and carries:
- a CDS encoding radical SAM protein; the protein is MLSFKDFSFKEYDSCTLCPKNCKVNRNKGEKGFCRETRELRLAWAGLHFGEEPPITGAGGSGTIFVTGCNLRCSFCQNYQISQEGMGRAVSLEEFVNLCFVLEKEGAENINIVTGSHAIPAIALGLKEAKHRGLKIPVVWNSSAYEAEEAISLLSDCVDGWLPDLKTLNPQISSQVFYAPDYPETATRAILKMAGLSPLKICMENKKKYPLGKLYSGVIVRHLALPSRIADSRAVLRWFAKNLRGRALISVMTQYTPVKRMTGIKNYSLFENRMLIPEEDENLRALLSSLKIDEGFYQELVASDDWLPNFNRVQTFSSELSKPLWHWKQIS